tttttaaattcttattttataattcatatatattatttaataatattttttgatttgttaaaattatatatttattgatataggTACACATGCAATGCGATTAAAAGCGCAAAGAACCTTAGGGAAATAATGTTCACCTTTTTTAGCATTCAAAAAAAAGTAACACTACTTTATTGATGTTTTCTTTAACACTGATGACTTATTTAAAGTATCTGAGCAGTTGATGAAGCATTTTATTTAAAGTATTTTATCCTAAGTTCTACTTTTCGGGGAAATTGACCTTCTGCCTATGCGTACGACTACGAACACAATgaataattatatatattatgtacTGTATATTTAATTGACTTTTTAGTAATGAAAGTACCTATAATATACGGCTgagaaatattttttgtatttgtagATTAACATTAGATATTTTTAATTTTACTAGACAACAACAACCGGTAAAATCTCATAAGTGGGGTATGGGAAagataatgtgtacgcagaccttacccctaccgagagagtagaaaggttgtttccgatagaccttcggctcaagaaaacgaaaagagacaatatatcagtaccattaacagaaatcatagaaataataacacgatcataagaaccagaaaatagatgaaaaacagACAATTGACAATACATGTATATTAAATTCAAAAATCTATTAGCATTTTGATTATTGTATTGAAAAAATAGGTTTTAGAAGCCATGGAACTTTGCCACAAAATACAATTTGTATTAGTGGCGACAAAGGTTGCACTACATCTCAGGCTATTATGGCGACTAGCATTGTCACTAAAAGTAAAATAGTAATGGTGACAACTAGGTCGCTGGTAGAAGAGGCAACCCAATCCCAAAGGTAGAGATAATTAGTGGCGACTCTCTGGCCTTTTCTAACGACTTTGTTTGCCACAAATAGTCTAATTTCTTGTAGCTCAAGAGTTTTCACGTCTTGAAATCGTAATTTACTGGTTATACGCACAAGGCTAATTTTGACCATTAAACTAAGACTTCAATTTAAATAGGATCATTaataacaaaaaaagaaagaaaaaaaagaaatcaaacacaCAACACATTCTTAAATTAGAATGGTGGTTCACATGGATCTAGAAcacgatgaattttgaaactctATAGGATTTTTTCGGATATCATATAAAATGAAACGATACGGAGAAGATTAGTATGACTAGTGTGATATCGCATTATTAGCATAACACTCATAATTTTCCATGAATCAAACCTCATACTGTCACAAGAGCCACAATTAACAAGTGATCTATATTTGGTTCAACTTCAAGAGTTAACACATCATCACCATAGGCAAATCCTCTTGACGATCGCTTCTGTTTTACCTACAAATAAATCACCAAAAAATTAAGAAGTAACTTTTGCTTCTAaatgatctctctctctctctctctctctctctctctctctctctctctctctctctctctctctctctctctctctctctctctctctctctctctctctctctatatatatatatatatatatatatatatatatatatatatatatatatatatatatatatatatatattaactaaAAGATAACTTTAGGTAACTGTCTATAGTTTCAacatatataagttatattctaGTGTCATcgtatataagttatattcatataATTCTATGAATGCAAATATTTAAAGAATTCTACATACTAACCTCTGCAACTTGGCCAGCattatttgtaattttaaatGATGATTTTTTGTCAAATTGTTGAATCTTGTAGCAGCTATTTCCTACATTTTTATTACACCCAACATTACACATGACATCTTCTCTTGAAAACATGATATTCCTCCTTACTTGAAACAGTGGCCTCCCTTTATTTCCACCACATGCATACCCATTCCAACGACCAAACATTCGTAGTTTCTGAAAAAATAGTTAAACAAATAATACATATAGTTAGTTTCCAATTTGTGGATATCTACTGCAtacaaaacttacaaaaaaatTGTGAAATTCTTTCATCTACCACTAAGAAGTATGGTGGGACTGATGAAATGCTTCAGTCTTAACTAGAAATCTCTGATTTAAGACTTGAAAACGGAAGCACTCCCCGGCTCCCCCTTTAGTGAGCCTACACATAGAGGCGGAGCTAGTATACACCTTACGAGTTCGGCCGAAACTAGTAGCTTTGGTCAAATCTATGTATTTGTCTTAATAAATTTgttgaatatgtacaaattattaatttagaactagTAACTTAACATACTACAATCATGGCTCCGTCTCTGCCTACTCATCACGTAAACCCGAATTAGGTGGACCGTTAGATTTCAGATACCGGatgcatacaacaacaacaataaaataccCAGTTTATTCTCACAGGTAGGGTTTGAGAAGGATAACGTGTACGCAAATCTTACTGGATAGTTCGTTTCCAATCGGCTGTTTTAGATATTCGGATGCATAAAAAAAGAATTGTTGTTATCTTTTACCTCTCTTTTAATGGAGAAGAGAACTTGGCCATTGAGATCCATGAGACAAACTTCATTTCTACAACTTTCTTGGTAATTATCAACTCTAAATACAATATCACCTTTGGAATTAAAGACAGTACAACCATTTCCATGGAAAACTAAAGATTTCATCCATATTGTAAATGTTTCTCTTATGGATTTCACATAAGGAGAGGatgaaggagaaggagaaggagaagattGCTCTAAAGTTTATGGATAAATTTTAGTCATTGAATTAATCAGCTTGAATATGAAatgagaaagagaagaagaaactgGATTTTGTTTCGGAATATTTTCCTACAAAGAACAAATGATGGTATTGAAAGGGTTTATATAATAATATACATGGGCTAAGTTAGAGTGCCGGGAACGAGTTAAGTCGAGCGCAgtaattttggttcaaactttatatttgttgtaaaaatattattaaatatatataaattaaattattaatatagaacataacaatttaaaaggATCAGAATCCACGCTTAAAATCATGGTTCCGCTTTTAataatatactataatatatatgcTGCAAaacttgacttaaaaacatataAATTGTGCACATTTTTGTCGAACTTTGACTAGgatttcttgatttttttgtttgttctTTGTAGTTTGTCTCCTTTGGCAGAAAAATATAGTAATTGTTTCTTTTTATTAATGTGTCCTTTTCTATACCCTACACACATTGATGATTTTCACCGTGTTTTGCAAGTCTTCTGATGTGATAGACACTATGGACACCCCACTCAAAGCTAAGATGCTGATTTTCTTGTTGTAAGTCAGAAAACATAgttaaattcaaaatttaaagtttatatatttttataatatcatcaagttaatatataataatatttaaGTTTATATTGAAACATTTATTGATACTTGATGAATTTATTAATACATATATAATTTCCAGCAAAAGTTACTTTGATCATATAAACCTATATATTGGCACTACGGATCTTCCCTAGTCAAAATTAAATTTTATGAGTTATAAACTTAGTGAACTCATTATCTtcgatacaatatatatatacgtaTTATATTAAACTATCATTAAAATTTTAACAGATTAATATAAAATTCTGAAGGCATCATTACATAAGTGCATAGAGATCAGTGGTGAAAAAATAGAAGTTAAACCCATCTGGTTCCCCCTCTCTAGACTCGACATCAAATACTGAATTTTGTTGAAAccgtaaattaattaaatatttataaatttataccagagaattcaaaaatataaaaaaatgacACTTTAGTTTGAACTACCTATGACATcattaaaatttaataatatagTTGAAGTATAATATTCTATATTTGTGTTCTATTCATTGTTACGATGTGCTATCGATGCGACAATTAGAGTTGAATTAATTCACTTAAAGTCAAAAAAGAGAGCATAGAcaaagtaaaaagaaaagaaaaacgaaaGCACTTTTATCTACTTgggaataaaaatatttaatcatGGATTATAGTAGTAAGATAGTCGTTTATTGCTGGATTGCATCATTAGTCATTAGTAATTGCTCATAATTTGATTGGGTTTGATATATATAAATTGATGGTGACCAACTACGTACAGCTTTTTCTATCCCTTTTTCAGTGGGAAAAATTAAAGTACAATGATGTCGTCAAAAGGAGTAACACTCCACATTTTAATACTATTAGGGGTCTTTTAGTAGAATAGATAAGAataatactccatccgtttcaatttatgtgaactcggcaaggaatttaagaaaagagagaagacttttaaatttgtggtgtaaaatgaggcacatatattttgtgtgactataaatcattgcataaatataaattatttccaaataaggaaaaacaTCATTCTTTTTGACACagactaaaaaaaaaataagttcacataaattaaaacggagggagtactaaatACGGTGTATTGGTAACATTAGAATTAATAGTGATAAAATTAGTTATGTTGGAATTATTTTTTATCCACTATTTAGTTTGGTATATTAAAATTAACATGCATTGCATAGGGATGTATACATGCTCATCCTCCtcctcatttttcttcttcttcttcttcttcttcttccttccaagcaaagggtctattggaaataataTTTCTACCTTCACCTGATagaggtaaggtctacgtacatacTATTTTTCCCAGACCCATCTGTTGAAAATATACTAGGTCAGTTGTTGTTGTATAGAATAATACCAGGGAGTATAACTAATACATGTGTTAGTTATACATAAATTAAAAAACACTAACAAATAGGGGAATACTAATATCAAAGTTAATACATGTATTATTTTTACCTGATACATCCTACCAAATGACTCCTTAGTGCACTATAATCATggtcatattttaaaaaaaatattttggcatTAAGAGTTCACTGGCCCGAATAATGCAATTCACGAAAAAATAGATATAATCATAAATTTGTGTTTTATGATCACAAAACGCCATAAAATAAACCTGAAAGACATGGTAAAACAATGAGTATTGATCACTAGGCCATTTTTTATGAACTTGTAAAATTTCAGGCCAATCAGAGTCCGTCAAAAAAATTCTATAAAATTAACATGtacaaatacacacaaaaaagTGGATATAATTATAAATTTGTGTTGTATGACCTCGAAACgccataaaataaactcaaaagtCATTGTGAAGCAATGAATATTGGTCAGCAGGTCATTTCTATGGATCGAAGAAATTTCAAACTAATCGAAgtcctttaaaaataatttacaaaTTCAGCATGTACTAATACATACGAAAAAATAGATATAATCACAATTCATGTTGCATGACCACAAAATgcaataaaataaattcaaaagtCATGGCGAAGTAATGAGTACTGGTCATTAGGTCGATTCCATAGACCTAAGAAATTTCAGACAAATCAGAGTATCAAAAGAATTTCTATAAAATCAACATATACTAATGTACACAAAAAATAGAATAATCACAAATTCATATTGCAAGACCATGAAACGCCATAAAATGAACCTGAAGTTTGTAATAAAATTTGTACTGGTGAAGTTTGTAATAGTGAAGCAATGAGTACTGATCACTAGGCCGTTTCCTATAGACCTACAATATTTTAAGCCAATCAGAATCCGTCAAAATTTTATTACAAAATCAGCATGTACGAATACACAAGAAAAGGTAGATATAATTATAAATTCGTGTTGCATGACCTCGAAATCCCAAAAAATAAACTCGaaggcgttttagggccataaaactgaaattccatcgattcttagATTTTCGTATTTTATAGCCATGCCTTCTGCACGGGCCCGAGCGGCTAggcacggatcgcctaaaatgttgcTTGACCATCAAaatcgacctaaggaacaatagtcactgcctcgtcGTGACCGTTCcacatgttttggcattttagggccataaaactggaattctgcccgattctcagattttcgtatattatagcccacgccttccgcatgagCCTGGGCggccggacccgaatcgcctaaaaatttgccggaccatcaaaaatgacctaaggaacaatagtcacctcctcaccatgatcgttcctcttttttggcgtctaagggccataaaactggaattccgctagattctcagattttcgtgttctatagcctacgccttctaCATGGTCCTGGACGACCATACCCAGTCGCCTAAACTTTTGCTGGCCCACAAAAAATAACCTAAGTaataatagtcactgcctctccatacccattactcattttttgatattttagggccataaaactagaattccaccagaTTTTTAAATTTTAGCGTGCTATAACCCACCCCTTCTACATGGCCCGGGTGGCCGGACCCGGATCATCTAAAATTTTGCCTGACCATATAAAACAACCTAAGGAAAAATATTCAccacctcaccatgaccgtttctcttttttggtattttagggccataaaacaggaattcatcCCGGTCCCCAGATTTTctagttctatagcccacgccttctgcatgcgTCCACGCagccagaaccggatcgcctaaaattttgctagacaatcaaaaatgacctacggaacaatagtcaccacctcgccatgaggGTTCCTCatattttagcattttagggccatacaaTTAAAATTCCTCATAATTCTtagattttcgtatgttatagcccacaacTTCAGCATGGGCCCGTTCGACCGGaactggacccggatcgcctaaaatattttcggactatcaCAAACgatctaagaaacaatagtcaccgcctcgccatgaccgttatcCATTTTATGTCAtttttgtaacgacctgaccggtcgttttgcgcTCTAGCACATCGTTCCGTGGTTTGAtatcttgagtagcttcacttcaggtattatgacttgtacgtgtgatcggaattgaatttcggaaagttcggagttgatttggaaagaaaattcgaATTTcgaaagtttaagttggaagaattgactaaggtttggattttgagtaaactacctcggaattgggattagAAGGTTCCAACAGATTTGTATGATGatattggacttgggcatatgttcgggttgagtatcggattattcgggagcatttcggcgcttattatgaAAGGTTgccattttgaaggtttaagaacttcttaagtttgatttgaggtggaccttgatgttatcgatatccggttggtattctgagccttggaataggtttgtcttgtgatttatgacttgtgcgcaaagtttggcgtcattctagaatgttttgatatggttcgaacgcgttcgtcaaagtttgaaagtttgaaagctaAATGAGGATTTCGATCGTCAATTCGTAGTTCcaatgttgtttgatatgatttgaaggctcgattaggtccgtatggtattttaggacttgttggtaagtttgattgaggtcccggggccctcgggtggattctggatggttaacgaTCGATTTTTGGACGTAAGGAGAAGTTGGAAAAtctggttgctggtgtaaccgcttCTACGGAAGACTCATCGCAAAAGCGAGGAAGTGGACTGCAGAAGTGGATGGGAGTGAACTGGgcagaggccgcaggtgcgaaggaattcccgcacctgcgagatcgcaaatgcgactgttggagcgcagaagcggaggttggCGACAAAGGcctgggccgcagaagcggaaaaggagGCGCAATTGTGCGAGCGCAGAAGCGCGTAAGGCTCATAAAAGCAGAAGCGCAGGTGCGCTACTTGGGACGCAGAAGCGAGGGCCGTTGGGTTGTGCTGAAGTCGCACCAGCAACAGATTATCTGCAGGTGCAGAGCGCAGAAGCGGCTACTGTTCCGTAGGTGTGAAGGTCGGGCTGGGTAGTGTGTTCTTTTAAAAcggggatttggcccatttttatcTCATTTCGTCCATGGAAGCCGATTTTGGAGaacttttggagtgccatcttcatcaactataatgaGTTTTAGAGCGATaggcatcagtttgaggtgttagagagactttggagccggttatagaattttggagcgaggtaagtctcttgtctaaccttgtgaggggcaAACTACCtctaggtgatatttattattGTGTGCAACTAGTTGTaggtgctacgtacgcacaaggtgacgagagtccgtacgtagctaaagcatgattatgtccgggtagacttaggactttatcatataatatttaaattgtttggactcattttgttagtttaataaattgaaATTCTAACTAAAAAATGGATTTggaaaacaaataaatatattatgctgagctttatcaccttgagttgttgccaAGATATTTGATAAATGTAAAGGGGTGTACTTAttattgtgctcatgtactgtattgtaaacacgtgtcttgtaattcggtaacttcctttcttgtggagcgggccgaatgcctcggcagtatataaatgcatctatggttcgtgctgcACGATCCTCGGGAGTGTACACATTATCGgaccgaacgacctcggcagaatcgtgcgtgaTATCTCTAGAAGTCCGAATATTTATAAGATAaaccttccactgatgcccgaaattttatggtatttcttatttatttagtATTGACACTTGGCATTTTCTAAGATATTAAGATAGAATACAAGATCGataaatttatgatttaaaagaaataattggaacatTATGAAATTACAGATTTACTCCACTATTACTGTGCACTTCATATATGTTATGAATTATCATATTATTTacttggacctctagtaagtgtcgatgtcgacctttCGTTACTACTTCTccggagttaggctagatacttattagGTACGCGTTTATTTACAtgctcatgctgcacttctgcactaaatgtgcaggatctgacaggtcaTTTAGTGATCATCTTAGTGCGTAGGCGCATCTATTGAgaagactttatgtgagctgtatctcaggctacgcatcgcagttcaccgagtctccatcgtactatttattttatcctgtcttatttacattctggacagatgttgtattatcattgtactccttagaaaatgctcatgtacttgtgacaccggatttttggggttcctacgggttgttcgtaattgtagttgtgaaaatattatcatttaccctgcaaattctatttcaaaagatttaatttatgaaaattatgatttcaaaatactaaaatgagtaattaagttgatcattcactgttggcttgcctaaaggtgatgttaggcaccatcacgacctttagtagattttgggtcgtgacaacttagtATCAGAGAGTTAGGTTCAAATgggagttgtcacacctcctttttcccgagggatagggaagtttttccaattaaagtgacattaatcgaaatagaattatttatttatttcagaatcgccacttggaataatttatggtgtcccgagtcaccggtttattttaaataccaaatcgaggaaattgactcttatttatgatctgcgaacacagaagattgggtaaggaattctgttaacccggtagaaggtgtgaggcactcccgagttttgtggttttagcacggtcgtttaactattaataattggcctaaatatctgatttattacacgtttaaaacctattgtgcaattttaactttctaaccacttttaattatttatggagttTATTTAAATAAGTCGCGATGTCACGCACTTATTATTTTTGAATACATTGCGaatcacgtcacatgaaatgcacccgcgatttataACATGTTTAGTTTTATTATTAATTCGAAGTTATGgccgagtcacgtgaaacgcacactcgaattggggacTATGTATCTGACTATGCCACggaaaccgtacccatagtcatgaTGACAAGCTACAAATGTTTATaagataattatttttctaaaagctGAATATCAAGTGTGCAGGCTCAAATATTGCCGAGGAACTGCTTATAATTTGATCAAATGGGATTGCCAGATGATGGGCTTAATAGGTGAGATCAAAAGGATTTAACGAAAAGTTACGTGACTGATCTAAATTGCTCATTGAAGCTACGTCGGGACATCAGTTATGTCTATTGGCTTAGTTGCACTTCCCCTTTTTGAAAATTGTTTAATCCTACATGGTTAGAATGGCATAATGATATTAAAATTCAGCCATCAGTGCCAGACAAACACATTCTATGATCAAGTGATTCTATACCATACATAATCAAAGGAATCTGACAATTAGCTTCATAAATTACAAGATACActaatctacaacaacaacaacaattcagtataatcccactagtggggtctggggagggtagtgtgtacgcagaccttacacctaccatgaggtagagaggctgtttccaatagaccctcggcatccttccctccaagaactccccaccttgctcttggggtgactcgaactcacaacctcttggttggaagtggaggttgcttaccatcagagcaacccctcttatCGATTTATGCTTCCATTACACATTCTCCATAGAAAACACATACACATCTCCAGGCTATATAGTTTTCATTTCGTCCAAATAGCTTCTCGATTTACCAGGATTGGATTATTCCGGCAAATCAGAATCTAGTGCATATTATTCCAAAATGAACAAAGTCACAAGACCGAGGTTTAACAGCTAAATTTAGAGAGGGTGCACATATCATCAACTACACCTCAAAAATAACATTTGATATTCACAGATTGTTCAACAAATCATAGAACTTAATTCACGATTATTGTTTAGATCTATAGCCTGTTTTAGGTATTAGCTAAACCAAACGTTGCAACGCCCATTTGAATCAAACTCACAAAATTGTCATGAGATCAGATTCCAATAAACAAGTATCACATCTCTACTGAACTTGTGGATAATCCACTTATGCTCAAACTAAATTGAGGCAACAGATTCAACAAATTGTAACAAATGAGCTAGAAACAAGTTTAGAAATTCATcatcaatcaaagagaaattaCAGGTTTGAGGTAATGTACCTAGGATGCAGAGAAATGATCAGAATTTGCCAAATACGGGCTATAGAAAATCAGCAGATTCGGAGCTCAGTAATGAAGTGAATCAGCAGCACTCGGCTGCAATTTGAGAGTTAAATCACTCTAAAGCCCAGAGATTGACCAAGAAATCAAAGAAAACCGAATAGCTCTTTGAAGCTACAGATCTAAACTAGCATGTTTTAAGCATTTTGGAGTATCTTCAACTGTTGCTCTTGTGTTTTTAGCTACCCTGGACTTCAAATCTCAAAAACGACACTGCAGATGGTGAGGCGAATCCATGAGTATGGCGTGTGAGAGAGAAGAGGAGGGAGaaggcggcgctagggtttttcAAGAGGGGGTGTCCGTTCTCTAAGCTCTTTTTGAAAGAGAGGTCAAATTATGGTCTATTTTAGAGATGAAGGGGGATACTGGGCGGGCGGGTAGCGGGTTGGGGCGAATGGAAGGAAAATGGGCCACTAGAAACACCTACCCCAAAGCTGTAATGAGACCCCATAGCCTtcgcttttctttctttgtattttgCAAGACTAATCAATTTATTTAACACTCCTAATTCCAACTAATTTGCAAAATTAACCTAATGACCTATTTTTCTACAATTAACTAATTCATTTAGCTAACAAATGCATGTAGAGTTACTAatgtatttttggtattttagtgttttacaaatgcaattaattatgcaattaaaatttaaaaatgtaaaaattcaaaatatttttgtattttctttaggaTTTAAAATTCAACTTAAAATTGCATCAAACATGAATACGCACAAAGCTAACTAGGCAAAgatatagaaaaataatttaaagctattgtttttggatttttaggagtaattttatattagggcaaaaattaggtgctcacaggtctcacgagtcatgagcaagtctagtagagtcttgtagatcggtacagagacgtctgtacttattttcgagaggctacagtgctgttaggagcactttccttcttgattttctcttcgtgcggtttgattcctttgaggcttatgctt
This DNA window, taken from Nicotiana tabacum cultivar K326 chromosome 15, ASM71507v2, whole genome shotgun sequence, encodes the following:
- the LOC107788563 gene encoding protein LURP-one-related 4-like, translating into MKSLVFHGNGCTVFNSKGDIVFRVDNYQESCRNEVCLMDLNGQVLFSIKREKLRMFGRWNGYACGGNKGRPLFQVRRNIMFSREDVMCNVGCNKNVGNSCYKIQQFDKKSSFKITNNAGQVAEVKQKRSSRGFAYGDDVLTLEVEPNIDHLLIVALVTV